A window of Pyrus communis chromosome 3, drPyrComm1.1, whole genome shotgun sequence genomic DNA:
AAGCCTGGAAGTTATCAATTGCAAGTCTGCAAACTGCACCATATAATAATCAGCTGAACCAAAACCCATTCTCTCAACAAGCCTCCTCATGTGTGGAGCGTGTGGCCATTGAGCCTAATTAACACGGGATTACCCTTGCTATGAGAAATGGATGCGTATCTATTTTGTTAGGGCAGCCTAGATTAATAATGCATTTCTGATGTCTGATGTACTTAGGGTTTATGTGCATGGCCGAATGTGTACATATGATttcatttaaaaacaaaaagaatagtAATCTAAGGACTAGGTGGTTCCAAAATATCatcataaaataatattaatctaagtttaacatttttttaaggTTTACTTATGTATGCAAATTACATGTCTCCATCTactccaaattttattttagaataATGTTAAATAGACTATTtatttaaaccatattttatAAATCATACGATGTATTCTCTAAAAACTCTTAATTTGTTTTAGTCAAAGCAAGACAACCAACTTTTAAACCAAAATTTGcttgaaacaaaaagaaacctCCAATATATGAATCGTCCATAAATTCTATTTTATGCTTCCAGCTGCATATAGAATAATACTAGATCTAAGCGACTGCAATCTTGTTGAAGGAGCAATCCCAGATGATATCGGTTGTTTGTCCTCTCTAGAGGACTTAAATCTTCGGGGTAATGATTTCGTTAGCCTTCCTGCAAGCATTAGGTGGCTTGATAATCTCAAGTTTTTGAACTTGGAGAGTTGCAAAAGTCTTCAAGAATTACCAGACCTCCCATCAAATGAAGAATTAACTGTAACAACTGACGACTGTACTTGCTTAAATTTGTTGCCACATCCACCAAATATAAGTAGATTAAGGTGGTTTTTTTTAAGAGCACTAAATTGCTACAGATTGATTGGCAATgatgttagacaaataaggaatatgattggagtccttgtgtaattgtatataatattattattggaataataagccgtcctacagccgtcaagccgtcctacagccgtcaagccgtcctacagccgtcctaccttgtcctacctacacactaggacggctaccttgtcctacctacacatttgtatcatgtatatatatccttgtaatcttgtagagaaatataatgaaaaaattaagcattctcttccataagcattctcttccattttttcacattcacgtatcaataacaaatatattttttagcctacatacctttttctacatggtatacagagcaggtttataaccctagccctaatttttttttcggcagctttctctgccgttcccatggctgttcgtggcccgtcccgtccctcctctgctcgtcctcccctccactgcacctactgcaattttgattatcatacccgagacacctgccataaacttcatggctatcccgttggccatcccctccatggccaaccgtggcgaccaccgcgccgtgccactgcttccagttcttcccgcagccatgcaccttccagacctccccggcagccacggttttctgcttcccggccccataatttcacccaggccaatcacgtgcaaggcacccaggcccccgcctcctcttctactccagcgacccaccaagtgcacgggacccagcccactttgcatgacttgcagcttgccatgcctgacctctctgccgagcagcactcccgtgttctagctgctctacgtgacaccaccacccctcctcaggccaatgccgtgctcactactgattttgcccaaggtttgttacctgtcacctctcgtcatggtcaatggattcttgacagtggtgctacggatcatattacttcttccacttcatgtttggttaattgttctccttcacatttgccgcctgtttctttgcctagtggtgcttccgctcccattacttttaccggcactcttcctttaaattcctcagttactttgaaggatgttttatgtgtccctaatttccgagtggaccttttatcggttggtaaacttacagatggattatcgtgttccataaccttctttccttcttggtgtgttttgcaggacttggtttcgaaggcgatgattggtgtgggtaagcgacgtgacgatctgtattaccttgtggcccttacctcttctctccccacccgtcaacctctctgcaacatcattaccattccctcctccctctggcataggcgtctaggtcacccctcctccactcgtttgcaagctttagcatctaagtctcttaattgtacttttgattctagtcatatttgtgatgtttgtccgttggcaaaacaaactcgtcaaccttttcttttgagttcaatttcatcaattttcccttttgctttaattcattgtgatatttggggcccgaatcgtcaatcttctctttctggtgctcattatttcttaagcattgtggatgatttttctcgctttacgtgggtcttcctcatgaaacataaatccgacactcaacaattaattaaggatttttttgcttatgtcactacccaattccgcactaccatccaatgcattcgtactgacaatggtggtgaatttttatctcttcgtagttttttctctgatcatggggtgcttttacaaacttcttgtgtttataccccccaacaaaatggcgttgttgaaagaaaacatcgtcatcttcttgaaaccgctcgcgcccttcgttttcaatcccatcttcctatcaagttttggggggaatgtgttcttaccgctacttatctcatcaatcgtctccctacccgtcttctccatcataaatccctatttgaggttctcttttcgaaaaccccatcttatgaccacttccgcgtctttggttgtctggcatatgccacctctgtcactcccaccaccaaattttcccctcgggctcatcgttgcatttttctcggttatcctcatggacaaaaggcctataccctttacgatctcgacaatcaccgcattttcactagtcgagacgtcatctttcacgaaactactttcccttatgccgtttctcaccctcctatcccatcctcttcgcctaccctacccatcccaccccctctggactttacatataacccaccccttcctgccccgatgcctcatcctcctccaccttcctccccttccacgcctcccacagattcccttgctgccccattacccATTCCTCCTCATGCCCCTGCCCTCTCGGCATCccctcctccccccccccccccccgctacttccttacctttcacctttttacccacggacatccctacttccccactacctaccaatcctccccttccccgcacctcttcccgtgcccataaacctccatcctatttaaaagactacatttgctcgcaggtgattctgccatcccacccatcttcgacttcgcaacccggttctacacaaggtacgcgatatccactttgtaattttctctcttatcaccgttactctcccaggcatttttcttacattaactctgtcagtcggactgtggagccttcctcctttgccgaggctgccactgaccccaagtggcaacgtgctatgactgaggagcttcaagctttacatgctaatggtacttggactttaacttccttgccccctggcaaaattcccattggttgtaagtgggtgtacaaactcaagcacaattccgacggctctattgaccgctacaaagctcgtttggttgctaaaggcttcactcaggctgaaggtattgattatcatgacactttttctcctactgctaagatgattacggtgcgttgtcttcttgctcttgctgctagtcagtcttggtctcttcatcagcttgatgttaataatgctttcttacatggtgacttacatgaagaaatctatatgtctcctcctcctggtcttcggcgacagggggagaatcttgtgtgtcgccttcacaagtcattttatggtcttaagcaggcttctcgccaatggtttgccaaattcactagtgccatcatttctgccggttttcaacaatccaaagctgactattcattgttcactaaaaagtctggtatttctttcacagctttgctcatttatgtggatgatattgtgattacaggcaatgatactagtgccattaattctctgaagtcttttctctgtgatcattttcggataaaagaccttggtgatttaaaatattttttgggtattgaggtttctcgttccaaacaagggatttatatttctcaacgcaagtatgcattagagattctcaaggactatggttttttgggagcacgacccattgcttttcctatggatgacacaaaattatctgataaaggagaacttctcaaggatcctgaaaagtatcgacgattagtaggtcggttaatatatctcactatcactcggccggatatcacctattatgtgcatgttctaagccgttttatgcacgagccaaggatatctcatatggatgctgcgcttcgtattgttcgttatttgaaggctactccaggtcaaggtttattatttcgttctgacaaccagaccaagttaactgcgttttgtgattctgattgggcaggttgccctatcactcgccgttcgactactgggtattgtgtattcttgggcggttctttgatttcttggcggacgaaacaacagaaaaccgtttcgctctcttcagcagaggcggaatatagggccatggcaggtgcttgttgcgagatagtttggcttcgttttttgttgaaagatttgaacattcctttggatggtccttccattttattttgtgataatcaagcagcgttacatatagctgccaatcctgtttttcatgaacgaactcgtcacattgagatggattgtcactttatacgagataagattgtagatggcacaatagagaccaagcatgtgggtacggcacaacagttggcagacttgtttaccaaacctcttgggaaagaaaagttttcgggtatgttacgcaagttgggagttcttgacatccactctccaacttgagggggagtgttagacaaataaggaatatgattGGAGTCCtagtgtaattgtatataatattattattggaagaataagccgtcctacagccgtcaagccgtcctacagccgtcaagccgtcctacagccgtcctaccttgtcctacctacacactagccgtcctacagccgtcaagccgtcctacagccgtcctaccttgtcctacctacacactaggacgactaccttgtcctacctacacatttgtatcatgtatatatatccttgtaatcttgtagagaaatataatgaaaaaattaagcattctcttccataagcattctcttccatttgcattctcttccataagcattctcttccatttttccacattcacgtatcaataacaaatatattttttagcctacatacctttttctacaaaTGAAGCGAAGAATAACATGATATTTTTGATTGGCAATGAAGGGAAGAATAACATGATATTTTTGATGTTACATCGATTCCTtcaggtactctctctctctctctctctctctctctctctctctctctctctctctctctctctctcaacttgTTTTCATTAATATAATTGTTTCTATGTTACAGGGAACCCCTCCTTTCGTCGTCCACAGTTTCAATATTGTAGCTCCAGGAAGTGAAATGCCAGAATGGTTCGATAATCAAAGAGTGGGAGATTCGTTAGTTGTAATGGTGCATGATGATGTACATCCAACTAAAGGCAAGTTGATGGGTTTTGCTTTATGCGCTGTTTTTGGACCTCAAAACCCAGCTGCCCTTGAACTTGATTGTGAATGTCATGCATGCGGAATTAAATGTCATTCGATAGTAGACGGATTGATGAACACCTCTTTGCTTGTGAATGGGGTTTATTATCATAAAGCTGGCAAGGTTCAGTCAGATCACCTTTGGTTACTCTATCTTTCTTATAAACGTGGTGATCCTAATAATTATTGGAAAGGTGACTTCGATGaatttgagttttcattcaagaCCTTTTGTTCGGGAACGGAAACCAACAaatgtttgaagttgaagaagtGTGGGGTGCGCACGGTGTACGAACAAGATGCAGAAGACCTCAACACCCTCTACAATAGCATTTCCCTTTACGAGCCTATGGACGACCCTCATTGTGCTCTCCCCAAATCGGCAGACGTGCAAAGTGCCCTTAATATGAAGCAAACAACTGAACATTTTGGTGGTGCAGGATCAAGTGGAAGCTCATCAGTCTCTGCTAAGGAATCACTTACCAAGAGCTTGAAATACGACTAATCGTCTTGTGCCAATTTAATCATCCGGTTTCTCCAAAAGAAGTACTTTATAAAGGGTAATATGCTTTCTCAGAATTCATTTCAGTAAACCTCCTAGTTGCAATTAGTCCTGTATTGAATTTCTGTAAACCTCTGCCTCATTACCTGTTAACTCGTTCTGGTGTCCAAAATAAAGCAGCTTCCTTTAACAAACAGAAATTCATTGACAGAATCCTTATGCAGTATTTTATTGGATCACGAAACTAAAGCCACTGAGAGAGAAAATCATCTATGTTATTAGAAGTATGCGAAACAATGTGGTCAATAGAATATCCTCTAAATCTTTTCCTTTAGCTCTTGGAAATATGATGCGTTCATGGTGTTTTCGTGCTTTAGCATTTTTCTCCGTGGAGACTTCAAATTTTTTGGTATACAACCTTTTCTGTCAATTCTCAAACTCAGAGTTCTCAAACCATTTTCGACATTGCAGTatgcactgttctaaaaatatGTCTAGAACCGCCTACACCATAAGCGGCTGACCACCATCCCGATTAATATCAAGGcatttgaaaaattaagaaaggtcACGTAAACCTGCCTAGCCGCCCACCTAATCTCCACGGCACCCACCTAACCCGTCTAGACTCATCTAGGCACCCATCTAGACTTATCTAGGCACCACGCTTTGGTCGCAACACttacttagatagaaaatatataattttcattttgcattgtATTATTTCAGTACTTGTAAGATACTTGTTAAATACTTGGATGAAGGtcattaaataattgtttgtttctatgttttcaatatgttttaatactttataatatatatatatatatatatcattttattttgcaatttatgcacaatataattatgtattttttctatgtataagtagacatttatatttttatgttagataaaattaaaaatccgCTTTAGCCCTGCTTAGGTGTTAGGCCCCAACTAGCTACCCGATAAACTtttaacgtcttttagaactttgACAGTATGTAGAACATTACGTAACAAGCGAATTATATAACAGTTCTACTTGTTGGAACCTGCAGGATATTTATTGTAAGGCCGAGTCCTTTTCTGGTTTgccacttttttcttctttccctcTAGAATTTGGTTCTCGTCTCTTGAATTAAAATAGGAATAT
This region includes:
- the LOC137729012 gene encoding uncharacterized protein; this translates as MIFLMLHRFLQGTPPFVVHSFNIVAPGSEMPEWFDNQRVGDSLVVMVHDDVHPTKGKLMGFALCAVFGPQNPAALELDCECHACGIKCHSIVDGLMNTSLLVNGVYYHKAGKVQSDHLWLLYLSYKRGDPNNYWKGDFDEFEFSFKTFCSGTETNKCLKLKKCGVRTVYEQDAEDLNTLYNSISLYEPMDDPHCALPKSADVQSALNMKQTTEHFGGAGSSGSSSVSAKESLTKSLKYD